In the genome of Ralstonia pickettii DTP0602, one region contains:
- a CDS encoding metabolite transporter — MANHQSVEDVPLNAFHQLLCVRSGGGWVLDGYVLSIIGVAMVPLAAALELTSFWQGMIAASALIGIFFGGFLGGLLTGRLGRQKLYFFGPTIFVLCSLAQFWASSGIELFALRFLIGIGVGFEYPVAGSLLVEFMPKKYRGPRLAMLTILWFAGAALAYVVGNALLDTGRADAWRLVLASPAAIGVVLLLVRLGTPESPRWLLSKGRTAEAERVIKKVYGSSFSLKNLPEQPAEKKVPLLSLLHSGYGKRMLFVSVFWSCSVIPVFAVYAFAPTVLAALHLKGAWASYGSVAITMLFVVGCYIATKLINVIGRRSMLIHSFLWSGLALLGLGAFSDGTEMLVLVLFGAYAVFIGGAQVLQLVYPNELFPTEIRSAAVGLGASLSRIGAAIGTWLVPIALQSYGIGFTMYAAAGVTLVGLLVSVALAPETRSLSLQEAASLSR; from the coding sequence GTGGCGAATCATCAGTCGGTCGAGGACGTTCCTCTCAATGCTTTTCATCAGTTGCTCTGCGTGCGCTCAGGCGGTGGTTGGGTCCTGGACGGCTACGTGCTGAGCATCATTGGTGTCGCCATGGTGCCGCTGGCCGCCGCCCTGGAATTGACAAGTTTCTGGCAGGGCATGATTGCGGCGTCAGCGCTCATCGGCATCTTCTTCGGTGGCTTTCTCGGCGGGCTTCTGACCGGTCGCCTTGGACGCCAGAAGCTGTATTTCTTCGGCCCGACGATTTTCGTCCTGTGCTCGTTGGCGCAATTCTGGGCAAGTTCCGGGATCGAGCTTTTCGCGCTTAGGTTCCTGATCGGGATTGGCGTGGGATTCGAATATCCCGTCGCCGGCTCCCTGCTGGTGGAGTTCATGCCCAAGAAGTATCGGGGTCCTCGGCTGGCCATGCTGACTATCTTGTGGTTCGCAGGAGCGGCATTGGCTTACGTTGTCGGTAATGCGCTTCTGGATACCGGCCGAGCCGACGCCTGGCGCCTGGTCCTGGCTAGCCCGGCGGCCATTGGGGTTGTCCTGCTCTTGGTTCGCCTCGGTACACCTGAGTCGCCGCGCTGGCTCCTCAGCAAGGGCCGTACTGCGGAGGCGGAGCGGGTCATCAAGAAGGTCTATGGGTCCTCGTTCTCGCTGAAGAACCTTCCCGAGCAGCCCGCGGAGAAAAAAGTACCTCTTCTCAGTCTGCTGCATTCCGGATACGGCAAACGCATGCTCTTCGTTTCAGTCTTCTGGAGCTGCTCCGTGATTCCGGTGTTTGCGGTGTATGCATTCGCACCGACGGTGCTGGCAGCGCTGCATCTCAAAGGTGCCTGGGCTTCCTACGGATCAGTCGCCATCACCATGCTCTTCGTTGTCGGCTGCTATATCGCTACGAAGCTCATCAATGTCATCGGCCGGCGCAGCATGTTGATTCACAGCTTCCTGTGGTCCGGTCTGGCACTGCTGGGGCTCGGAGCCTTCTCCGATGGCACGGAAATGCTCGTGCTGGTCCTGTTCGGTGCCTACGCCGTCTTCATTGGTGGAGCGCAGGTGCTGCAACTGGTCTATCCCAACGAACTCTTCCCCACTGAAATCCGTTCCGCCGCCGTAGGTTTGGGGGCATCGCTGTCTCGGATCGGCGCCGCCATCGGGACCTGGCTGGTACCCATCGCGCTGCAAAGCTACGGCATCGGCTTCACGATGTACGCCGCTGCAGGCGTCACGCTGGTTGGCTTGCTCGTGTCCGTGGCACTTGCTCCCGAGACCCGCTCGCTGAGTCTTCAGGAAGCCGCCTCCCTGAGCCGCTAG
- a CDS encoding oxidoreductase, with product MRVTALPADDSTCGWFHLSPPRKPMPSHTGTTEARWVVVGAGFTGLASARQLALNFPHDEIVLVEAQEVGYGASGRNAGFAIDLPHDIGADDYIGDIATAQKSLSLNLTGQKILKSLVEEFQIDCHLRPSGKYQAAVEDRGIAVLDAYRRGLDKLGQPYEMIEGADLPDHIGISFYKKALFTPGTALVQPSALVKGLANCLPPNVSLYEHTPITDVEYGDKIALSHANGRIIADTLVLANNAFGQRFGFLQGTMLPIFTYASLTRPLTTAEQERLGGKEFWGLIPADPFGTTLRRTHDNRILVRNSFSFNRDGRSKQEYLDRFVQCHRTSFERRFPRLPDVAFEYTWGGSLAMSRNHMGHFGQLAPNVYGALCCNGLGVTRGTVTGKLLADHLAGKRDPLIDFLLASPKPNKNPPEPLLSLGVNANLWLGQHRAGREV from the coding sequence ATGCGAGTTACAGCCCTTCCAGCCGACGATTCGACCTGCGGTTGGTTTCATTTGAGCCCTCCGCGCAAGCCCATGCCGTCCCATACCGGGACGACCGAGGCGCGATGGGTGGTGGTCGGTGCAGGGTTCACGGGGCTCGCGTCGGCCCGGCAGCTGGCCCTCAACTTCCCGCACGACGAAATCGTCCTGGTGGAAGCGCAAGAGGTCGGATATGGCGCGTCCGGACGAAACGCAGGCTTTGCAATTGACCTGCCCCACGACATTGGGGCTGACGACTACATCGGCGACATCGCAACCGCGCAGAAGAGCCTGAGCCTCAATCTGACTGGGCAGAAGATCCTGAAGTCGCTGGTCGAGGAATTCCAGATCGATTGCCATCTCCGGCCGTCCGGCAAGTACCAGGCAGCGGTCGAAGACAGGGGTATCGCGGTGTTGGACGCGTATCGCCGAGGCCTGGACAAGCTGGGTCAGCCCTACGAGATGATCGAGGGCGCAGACTTGCCCGACCACATTGGGATTTCGTTCTACAAGAAGGCCTTGTTCACGCCGGGAACGGCGCTCGTCCAGCCGTCGGCGCTGGTGAAAGGACTGGCGAACTGCCTGCCTCCGAATGTCAGCCTGTACGAACACACGCCCATCACGGACGTGGAGTACGGCGACAAGATCGCTCTGTCCCATGCGAATGGCCGCATCATTGCTGACACACTGGTGCTCGCAAACAATGCTTTTGGCCAGCGCTTCGGCTTCTTGCAGGGCACGATGCTGCCCATCTTCACCTACGCCAGCCTTACCCGTCCGCTGACGACGGCCGAGCAGGAACGCCTGGGGGGGAAGGAATTCTGGGGGCTGATTCCTGCCGACCCGTTCGGGACCACGCTGCGCCGCACCCACGACAACCGCATCCTGGTCCGCAACAGCTTCAGCTTCAATCGCGACGGGCGTAGCAAACAGGAGTACCTGGACCGGTTTGTCCAATGCCATCGGACTTCGTTTGAACGGCGCTTTCCGAGGCTGCCGGATGTCGCATTTGAGTACACGTGGGGCGGTTCACTGGCGATGTCGCGCAATCACATGGGCCACTTTGGCCAGCTCGCCCCGAATGTCTATGGCGCGCTCTGCTGCAACGGTCTGGGAGTGACCCGCGGAACCGTAACGGGCAAGCTGCTGGCTGACCACCTGGCTGGGAAGCGAGACCCGCTGATCGACTTCCTTCTTGCCTCACCGAAACCTAACAAGAACCCTCCCGAGCCACTCCTTTCCTTGGGGGTGAACGCCAATCTTTGGCTCGGCCAGCATCGAGCAGGGAGGGAGGTCTAG
- a CDS encoding transcriptional regulator, which yields MPKIREPSEGDPQTADSSVDRKALLSEALRRRIVSMELAPGAVVDELALSEEFGLSRPPVRELMRQMAAEGYIELEANRAARVSSMNHQSLRNFFLAAPLIYVATTQLAASNATAKEIDELKAIQAKFREAIENNDVDNRVLFNDQFHLQIGKMAHNPYLMPSLRRVLIDHARLGKLFYRHPTSTDLHPEMNKAADQHDEIISAIERHDAGAAGEIVRAHMDLSRRRMTEYVAPPAMDVPLTV from the coding sequence ATGCCCAAGATCCGAGAACCCTCAGAAGGCGACCCGCAAACGGCGGATAGCTCTGTTGACCGTAAAGCGCTCCTAAGCGAAGCGCTGCGGCGGCGCATTGTCAGCATGGAGCTGGCGCCCGGCGCCGTTGTGGACGAACTGGCACTAAGCGAGGAATTCGGACTATCCAGGCCGCCGGTACGCGAACTCATGCGGCAGATGGCGGCCGAGGGATACATTGAGCTCGAAGCCAATCGGGCTGCTCGCGTGTCCTCGATGAACCATCAGTCGCTGCGGAATTTCTTTCTCGCTGCACCGCTGATCTACGTTGCGACAACGCAGCTCGCGGCCTCAAATGCCACGGCCAAGGAAATCGACGAGCTGAAAGCTATCCAGGCCAAGTTCCGCGAAGCCATTGAGAACAACGATGTCGACAATCGCGTCTTATTCAACGACCAGTTTCACCTGCAGATCGGGAAGATGGCGCACAACCCCTATCTGATGCCCAGCTTGCGCCGCGTCCTGATAGACCACGCCCGGCTGGGGAAACTCTTCTATCGGCATCCAACTTCGACAGACCTGCACCCGGAGATGAACAAGGCTGCGGACCAGCATGACGAAATCATCAGCGCCATCGAACGACATGATGCCGGGGCAGCGGGGGAAATCGTGCGAGCTCATATGGATTTGTCGCGCCGACGAATGACTGAATATGTCGCACCGCCCGCCATGGACGTACCGTTGACGGTCTAG
- a CDS encoding alpha/beta hydrolase (K07001: K07001; NTE family protein) — MSTNPGTRHAGGAKAPVKPITLALQGGGAHGAFAWGVLDRLLEDERLAIEGISATSAGAMNAAVLAYGLLKGGPPCARTALHNFWRDVSSTAQICSPFRKLPWETWLRSGYGLDSSPMYLLTDLLLRVLSPYDFNPFNFNPLRDVLARHVDFDALSRHCPIQLYLCATNVETGSLRVFSREEVCLKAVLASACLPSLFRAVEIDGQHYWDGGYVGNPAIFPLIYNCGTRDVVIVHINPIVRKGVPKTAMEILNRINEVSFNSSLIRELRAISFITTLIQDGKVDMKEMLIHSIGSDQTMTALGVSSKLNADWDFLCYLRTQGRDQAEHWLAQNFSAIGERCSIDLRKEFL, encoded by the coding sequence ATGTCTACCAACCCCGGAACACGCCACGCAGGCGGCGCCAAGGCCCCCGTAAAGCCCATCACGCTCGCATTGCAGGGCGGGGGTGCCCATGGCGCCTTTGCCTGGGGCGTACTTGACCGCCTGCTCGAGGACGAACGGCTCGCCATTGAAGGCATCAGCGCCACCAGCGCCGGTGCAATGAATGCCGCGGTACTCGCCTACGGTTTGCTCAAGGGTGGGCCGCCTTGCGCTCGCACCGCGCTGCACAACTTCTGGCGAGACGTTTCCAGCACCGCGCAGATCTGCAGCCCGTTCCGCAAACTGCCGTGGGAGACTTGGCTGCGTAGTGGTTACGGGCTCGACAGCTCGCCGATGTACCTGCTGACGGACCTGTTGCTGCGCGTACTCTCACCCTACGATTTCAATCCTTTCAACTTCAACCCACTGCGCGACGTTCTTGCCCGCCATGTCGATTTCGACGCCCTGAGCCGACATTGCCCGATCCAGCTCTATCTGTGCGCGACCAATGTCGAAACCGGCAGTTTGCGCGTGTTCTCGCGCGAGGAAGTCTGTCTGAAGGCGGTGCTGGCCTCGGCTTGCCTGCCGTCCCTGTTCCGGGCCGTGGAGATTGACGGCCAACACTATTGGGACGGGGGCTACGTCGGCAACCCCGCCATCTTCCCGCTGATCTATAACTGCGGCACGCGGGATGTGGTGATCGTCCATATCAACCCGATCGTTCGCAAGGGCGTCCCGAAGACCGCGATGGAGATTCTCAATCGCATTAACGAAGTCAGCTTCAATTCCTCGTTGATCCGCGAGCTGCGTGCGATCAGCTTCATCACCACCCTGATCCAGGACGGCAAGGTGGACATGAAGGAAATGCTTATCCATTCGATCGGCTCGGACCAGACCATGACGGCGCTCGGCGTTTCCAGCAAGTTGAATGCGGACTGGGACTTTCTCTGCTACCTACGCACCCAAGGGCGCGATCAGGCCGAGCACTGGCTGGCACAGAACTTCAGTGCGATCGGCGAACGGTGCAGCATCGATTTGCGCAAGGAATTCCTTTAA
- a CDS encoding hypothetical protein (K06364: rapF; response regulator aspartate phosphatase F [EC:3.1.-.-]): protein MVVLPVAFSQLKTALSLAERMLGLARDTQDPEQLAEAHRVLGTTVFRLGEIRLARTHMERALELHRPDRQSYGHLLRYARNPAVHMRSTLSWFLWYLGLPDQSRARCEEALELARKVSDTFGLALTLIFAAELHQRRCEVQPALEYANAAIALSSDLGFPLYLAWGTILRGWAFARQGSHEEGIAQMHQGLDAREATGAVLGQPSLLRLLADAYGRAGQPEAALRVLSEALALVSSTGERFDEPRLLRLKGDLMLQMPGEEACASARTKEAEACFQQATALARDQGARSVIAKARAARRGRGWPRFMAPSRRGLIPWISVRQGSCWRTCPDIDVRSNCGSR from the coding sequence GTGGTCGTTCTACCTGTTGCGTTTTCCCAACTCAAGACAGCGTTGAGCCTGGCGGAGCGGATGCTCGGTCTCGCGCGGGACACACAAGACCCGGAGCAACTCGCGGAGGCGCACCGTGTTCTTGGGACGACGGTGTTCCGACTGGGCGAGATCAGGCTGGCCCGGACCCACATGGAGCGGGCGTTGGAGCTGCACCGGCCCGACCGGCAGTCATACGGTCATCTTCTGCGTTATGCGCGAAACCCCGCCGTTCATATGCGGAGCACCTTGAGCTGGTTCCTTTGGTATCTGGGCTTGCCGGATCAGTCCCGCGCCCGCTGCGAGGAGGCACTGGAGCTGGCCAGAAAAGTCTCTGACACGTTCGGCCTTGCCCTGACCCTGATCTTCGCGGCCGAACTGCATCAGCGCCGGTGCGAAGTGCAACCGGCGCTGGAGTATGCCAACGCTGCGATCGCACTCTCGAGCGACCTGGGGTTCCCACTCTATCTGGCGTGGGGAACGATTCTGCGCGGCTGGGCGTTCGCCAGGCAGGGGAGTCATGAGGAGGGCATCGCGCAAATGCACCAGGGTCTTGACGCCCGCGAAGCAACCGGAGCGGTACTGGGCCAGCCATCACTTCTGAGGCTGCTCGCCGACGCTTATGGCAGGGCAGGGCAACCTGAAGCGGCGCTTCGCGTGCTGAGCGAGGCGCTGGCGCTGGTGAGCAGTACCGGCGAGCGGTTCGATGAACCGAGACTGCTTCGGCTCAAGGGGGACTTGATGCTGCAGATGCCGGGAGAGGAGGCCTGCGCGTCCGCTCGGACCAAAGAAGCCGAGGCCTGTTTTCAGCAGGCAACTGCTCTCGCCCGTGACCAAGGGGCCAGGTCAGTCATCGCCAAGGCAAGAGCGGCGCGGCGCGGCAGGGGTTGGCCGAGATTCATGGCTCCTTCACGGAGGGGTTTGATACCGTGGATTAGCGTCAGGCAAGGGAGCTGTTGGAGGACTTGTCCTGACATCGATGTGCGCTCTAATTGTGGTTCCCGATGA
- a CDS encoding hypothetical protein (K15410: EEF1D; elongation factor 1-delta), with amino-acid sequence MLYLLGIVEPGSALPTMDPAIRRQRTFEAIARLLVRESQNQTLILLIEDLQWLDSETEAFLNVLIEDVPGARMLLLVNYRSEYRHDWSHRPYYTHLCLEPLDQAEALQRSAQLEAIGHLSAALDLLKSLPDTPERLREDLTLLLTLGPAWMAARGFGASEVEATYTRALALSEQGGETPQSFSAQLGLWSFYLLRFPNSRQR; translated from the coding sequence TTGCTCTACCTGCTGGGTATTGTTGAGCCGGGCTCGGCATTGCCGACGATGGATCCGGCCATCCGGCGTCAGCGCACCTTTGAGGCGATCGCGCGGCTGCTTGTGCGCGAGAGTCAGAATCAGACACTCATACTCCTGATCGAAGACCTGCAATGGCTGGATAGTGAGACGGAGGCTTTCCTCAATGTCCTCATCGAGGACGTGCCGGGTGCCAGGATGCTTCTGCTCGTCAACTACCGCTCCGAGTACCGTCATGACTGGTCACACAGGCCCTACTACACCCATTTGTGCCTGGAGCCGCTGGACCAGGCGGAGGCGCTGCAACGTTCAGCTCAGCTCGAGGCGATCGGGCATCTCAGTGCAGCCCTCGATCTGCTCAAATCCCTGCCTGATACCCCGGAGCGCCTGCGCGAGGACCTCACTCTGCTGCTGACCCTTGGTCCAGCCTGGATGGCTGCGCGAGGTTTTGGGGCGTCAGAGGTGGAGGCGACCTACACGCGTGCCCTCGCCCTGAGCGAACAGGGCGGGGAAACTCCGCAGTCTTTCTCCGCGCAGCTAGGCCTGTGGTCGTTCTACCTGTTGCGTTTTCCCAACTCAAGACAGCGTTGA
- a CDS encoding hypothetical protein (K01768: E4.6.1.1; adenylate cyclase [EC:4.6.1.1]) translates to MAGQTDFPGHVEVQRLCCLNQPCVVCLHHIAPHLVVGAGQRCELLGRAAAGLVATIDDALDDAQVLQRRIQGAVGLLDDVRAQARRRVVGPPSPAPILYTPPHLAERIRAEQSAMEAKGGEAGGERKTITALFADMAGSTALIQDLDPEEARSLIDPVVALMMEAVHHYEGYVAKSLGDGILALFGAPIAHEDHALRALFAALRMQQVMRHHSDKVRLEQGIPLQIRVGVHTGEVVVRSIRKDDLRTDYDPVGHTIHIAARMEGVATPSSILVSESTHKLAEGYFEFKGRTRIKGLREPLAVYEVLGLGALRTRFRWERIAAWRGLSVARPN, encoded by the coding sequence GTGGCCGGGCAAACCGATTTTCCTGGCCACGTGGAGGTGCAGCGCCTTTGCTGTCTTAATCAGCCGTGTGTTGTTTGCCTTCACCACATCGCCCCACATCTTGTAGTGGGTGCGGGTCAGCGTTGCGAACTGCTCGGGCGTGCCGCCGCCGGGCTCGTCGCCACGATCGACGATGCTCTTGACGACGCTCAGGTCCTTCAGCGCCGTATTCAGGGCGCCGTTGGCCTTCTTGACGATGTCAGGGCTCAGGCCCGGCGGCGCGTTGTTGGGCCACCTTCGCCGGCACCGATTCTCTACACACCGCCCCATCTGGCCGAACGGATCCGCGCCGAGCAGTCCGCCATGGAGGCGAAGGGCGGGGAGGCTGGTGGCGAGCGCAAGACCATCACCGCCCTGTTCGCGGACATGGCCGGCTCGACGGCATTGATCCAAGACCTGGACCCCGAGGAAGCCCGCAGCCTGATCGATCCGGTCGTGGCGCTGATGATGGAAGCCGTGCATCACTACGAGGGATACGTGGCCAAATCCCTCGGCGACGGAATCCTCGCCCTGTTTGGCGCGCCAATCGCCCACGAGGACCATGCGCTGCGGGCGCTGTTTGCGGCGCTGCGCATGCAGCAGGTCATGCGCCACCATAGCGACAAGGTCCGGTTGGAGCAGGGCATTCCGCTACAGATCCGGGTTGGCGTCCATACCGGCGAAGTGGTGGTGCGCTCGATCCGCAAGGATGACTTGCGCACGGACTACGACCCGGTCGGCCACACAATCCATATCGCCGCGCGGATGGAAGGGGTCGCGACCCCGTCATCGATCCTCGTTAGCGAATCGACCCACAAACTGGCCGAGGGGTATTTCGAGTTCAAAGGGCGCACACGGATCAAAGGCCTGCGCGAGCCGCTGGCGGTGTACGAGGTGCTTGGCCTGGGCGCCTTGCGCACGCGCTTTAGGTGGGAGCGCATCGCGGCCTGGCGCGGTTTGTCGGTCGCGAGGCCGAACTAA
- a CDS encoding Fis family transcriptional regulator — MPFSRCGTLIPRLGDEPVVASAWERFVQDQPLEVAGVRSVVLASWQRCRSEAVDPARHSAPGAATERVRQLQRQNRELCEAARPALEGLRDILRECGTLIMLCDPGGTVLHLNGETRARSIGEGINLATGGCWNEDVIGTNAIGTAIATAAPVQIHADEHFCLDVKRWTCAAAPILDPFSRTLLGVVDVSGVKETFHGHTLGLVVAAARQIESELARREVALHERLLTRAIDHFIRYASDYVVLVDSRGRIVRANGNAQVARESYDVRLPLEVGGQVPGLNLALPQIDRSCQRPEWLRPEWLHPVKDHDGMLGTMLVIPLGTRQNRSAVSLSTATATVTATMAGNDAFGEIIGGSEVLEATKARARRIAPLDLPVLLLGETGAGKELFARALHRAGKRPEGPFIAVNCGAFTRELLASELFGYTEGAFTGARRGGLPGKFEQADGGTLFLDELGELPLDMQPHLLRVLQDGVVVRLGDTRERRVSVRVVAATNRDLQKEIAAGRFREDLYHRLCVVSLPLPPLRDRPGDIAAIIEHLNSKLARKYSCAPKQLEPAVRQALLSHRWPGNIRELQNVFEVMFALSEGNIIDTSLLPPSIAQTPKDSLSVSTSTSVPVSFGRLEEMERQAILDAIANAHGNMSMAARTLGISRSTLYVKLASIRAEPGSSRAGA; from the coding sequence ATGCCGTTTTCTCGTTGCGGCACCCTGATCCCCCGCCTCGGCGACGAACCCGTCGTGGCCTCCGCCTGGGAGCGATTTGTGCAGGACCAGCCCCTGGAAGTGGCAGGTGTGCGCAGCGTCGTCCTGGCGTCGTGGCAGCGGTGTCGTTCCGAGGCCGTTGACCCTGCCAGGCACTCCGCACCGGGAGCTGCCACCGAACGTGTCCGTCAGTTGCAGCGGCAGAACCGGGAGCTCTGCGAGGCCGCGCGTCCGGCACTCGAGGGCCTGCGCGATATCCTGCGGGAATGCGGCACCCTCATCATGCTCTGTGACCCGGGCGGCACCGTTCTCCACCTCAATGGCGAGACCAGGGCCCGGAGCATCGGCGAGGGGATCAACCTGGCCACCGGTGGCTGCTGGAATGAGGATGTCATCGGCACCAATGCCATTGGCACCGCGATCGCCACCGCCGCTCCAGTTCAGATCCATGCCGACGAGCATTTCTGCCTGGACGTCAAGCGCTGGACCTGCGCCGCGGCTCCCATTCTTGACCCGTTTAGTCGCACCCTGCTGGGAGTCGTGGATGTTTCTGGCGTCAAGGAAACCTTCCATGGGCACACCTTGGGGCTGGTGGTGGCTGCAGCCAGGCAGATCGAAAGCGAACTGGCACGTCGCGAAGTTGCACTCCACGAGCGATTGCTGACCCGAGCCATCGACCATTTCATCCGTTACGCGAGCGATTATGTTGTGCTTGTCGACAGCCGTGGACGCATTGTCCGTGCTAACGGAAATGCACAGGTGGCGCGGGAGAGCTATGACGTGCGGCTGCCGTTGGAAGTCGGCGGCCAGGTGCCGGGACTCAACCTTGCACTGCCCCAGATCGATCGGTCCTGCCAACGCCCGGAATGGCTGCGCCCCGAATGGCTGCACCCGGTGAAGGACCATGACGGGATGCTGGGTACGATGCTGGTGATCCCGCTCGGGACGCGCCAGAACCGAAGCGCTGTATCGCTGTCCACGGCTACGGCCACTGTCACGGCGACAATGGCCGGAAACGATGCGTTTGGCGAGATCATCGGGGGAAGTGAGGTGCTGGAGGCGACCAAGGCACGCGCCCGTCGTATCGCCCCTCTGGATCTGCCCGTACTGCTCCTCGGCGAGACCGGAGCAGGGAAAGAACTCTTTGCCCGGGCGCTGCATCGGGCGGGTAAGCGCCCCGAGGGTCCATTCATTGCCGTCAATTGCGGCGCTTTTACCCGTGAGCTCCTGGCCAGCGAACTCTTTGGCTATACCGAGGGAGCCTTTACAGGTGCCCGTCGTGGTGGCCTTCCGGGGAAGTTTGAGCAGGCCGACGGCGGCACGCTCTTCCTGGACGAGCTTGGGGAGCTGCCGCTAGACATGCAGCCCCACCTGTTGCGCGTGCTGCAGGATGGCGTTGTGGTCCGCCTGGGCGATACCCGCGAGCGGCGCGTTTCGGTGCGCGTCGTCGCAGCCACGAACCGTGATCTGCAGAAGGAGATCGCCGCCGGGCGCTTCCGCGAAGACCTGTACCACCGCCTCTGCGTGGTCAGCCTGCCGCTACCGCCGCTGCGCGACCGGCCGGGCGATATCGCGGCAATCATCGAGCATCTCAACAGCAAACTGGCACGCAAGTATAGCTGTGCGCCCAAGCAGCTTGAACCCGCCGTGCGCCAGGCGCTTCTGAGCCATCGCTGGCCGGGTAACATACGTGAACTGCAGAATGTCTTCGAGGTGATGTTCGCGCTCAGCGAAGGCAACATCATCGATACTTCTCTGCTCCCCCCGAGCATCGCACAGACGCCAAAGGACTCCCTTTCCGTATCAACCTCGACGTCAGTACCTGTTTCATTTGGTCGTCTTGAGGAAATGGAGAGGCAAGCGATACTCGACGCGATCGCGAATGCCCATGGAAACATGTCTATGGCCGCCCGGACACTGGGTATTTCGAGGAGTACGTTATACGTGAAACTGGCCTCGATTCGGGCTGAGCCCGGCAGTTCACGCGCCGGCGCGTAG
- a CDS encoding hydrolase yields the protein MRSRRLIVEAFEAAADTNLAIGTHLVTDRLWYTHHGVYAGAGKVVHYAGLSLSLRRAPVLEVTLAEFAHGHPVWVRQSPGARFAGVEAVQRAYSRIGEDRYRLISNNCEHFCMWCLYGESRSDQVDVWKSWASAVLAGGCKAVGRLTVTALRSVSVLRAVSRVGFKGGTFANSTQSLS from the coding sequence ATGAGGTCAAGGCGCCTGATTGTCGAAGCTTTCGAAGCGGCTGCCGACACGAACCTGGCGATCGGAACCCATCTCGTCACCGATCGACTCTGGTACACGCATCATGGCGTCTATGCGGGGGCCGGCAAGGTCGTGCATTACGCTGGGCTGTCGCTGTCACTGCGTCGCGCCCCGGTGCTCGAAGTCACGCTCGCAGAATTCGCGCATGGGCATCCGGTCTGGGTCCGGCAAAGCCCCGGTGCCAGGTTCGCCGGTGTGGAAGCTGTCCAACGCGCCTACTCCCGCATCGGCGAGGACCGCTATCGCCTGATTTCCAACAACTGTGAGCACTTCTGTATGTGGTGCCTATATGGCGAGAGCCGCAGTGATCAGGTCGACGTATGGAAGTCTTGGGCAAGCGCTGTGCTGGCTGGCGGGTGCAAAGCTGTCGGGCGGCTCACGGTCACGGCCTTGCGAAGTGTGTCCGTGCTGCGAGCGGTTTCCCGAGTCGGATTCAAGGGCGGGACGTTCGCGAATTCAACGCAATCGTTATCGTGA